The genomic window CGCCATGAGCTTGTGCGCAAGATGAATGGTGCCAACCTCACCATGGCGCAGGATGCTGGTGTGGAAGTGGTCACCGCCCGCGCGCAATTTGTGGGCGAGCGCGAGATCGAGGCGAACGGCGAGCGTTTCACCGCCGACACCGTGATTATCAATACCGGTGCTACTGCACGCACCTTGGATGTACCGGGTGCGGAGGATCGCCGGGTGGTGGATTCCACCGGCATCCAATTCCTTGACGCGTTGCCGGAAGATTTGGTGATCGTGGGCGGCGGCCCAATCGCCATGGAGTTTGCCTCGCTCTTCCTCACCCTCGGTGTGAAGGTGCACATGCTCGATCACGGCCCGGAGTTTGGCCGCGCCTTCGATCGCGACGTCGCCTCGGCCGTGCTTGAGCACCTGGAAGCTCAAGGTCTGCGCTTTGTGCCCAACGCCGATGTTGAGCGCATCGACTGCGGCGAGCGCCTCAGGGTGCATGCCAACGTCTGCGGGGAGTCGAGAGACTTTCCTGCCGACGCCGTGCTGGTGGCAATCGGCCGTGCGCCGAATACTCAGGATATGGGGCTCGAGAACGCCGGTGTGGACACTGATGAAAAGGCGGCGGTGGTCGTCGACAAGCAACTGCGAAGCAGCGCCGAAGGCGTATATGCGGTGGGTGACGTCAATGGTGGGCCTCAGTTCACCTATATTTCCTACGACGATCACCGCGTGGTGCTGAACGCACGCTGGGGCGATGGCGAGCGAACCACGGAGCA from Corynebacterium gerontici includes these protein-coding regions:
- a CDS encoding dihydrolipoyl dehydrogenase family protein, with translation MSKHFDVAVIGFGKAGKTIAMKRAKAGDSVVLFEQSAAMYGGTCINIGCVPTKKLLFEAHRTSGETPAQRWENIKQARHELVRKMNGANLTMAQDAGVEVVTARAQFVGEREIEANGERFTADTVIINTGATARTLDVPGAEDRRVVDSTGIQFLDALPEDLVIVGGGPIAMEFASLFLTLGVKVHMLDHGPEFGRAFDRDVASAVLEHLEAQGLRFVPNADVERIDCGERLRVHANVCGESRDFPADAVLVAIGRAPNTQDMGLENAGVDTDEKAAVVVDKQLRSSAEGVYAVGDVNGGPQFTYISYDDHRVVLNARWGDGERTTEHRVIPTATFIDPPLATVGKSQAQLEREGVRFEVKQAKIADIAVMPRPKIVGQTTGVAKFLISEDDQILGATLWCVDAQEIINTVALAMRVGMTASELGGQIVTHPANTEVLNGVLG